Within Sorangiineae bacterium MSr11367, the genomic segment CAGCAACGGAGGAAGCGGAGGATCCGGCGGCGGAACCGGTGGTTCCGGTGGCGGATCCGGCGCGGGTGGCGGGGGTGGATCCGGAGAACCAGGCGCCGGCGGCGGCACCGATCCCGGGGGCCGTCCCGACTTCCCGATTGGCGGGGGCAAGACCGGCGAAGCTTGTGACAGCGCCCACGCCTGCGCCGACGGCTACTCCTGCAAACGCTGAGGCGTAGCCGCCGTCGGGGCCAAGGCTACGCAGCCTGGTACTCGGGGGAGCTCTCGAATTCGCGTTTCCACTGCGCGATCGCGGCCGAACAGTCGAGATCGCGCGGGTGGAACGACGGTTTGTAATAGAGGAAGTACAGCGGCAGGATCTTGCGCAAGGTGCCCGGGTTGCCGAAGAGGCCCCAGCCGAGCTTGGCCCATTCGCTCGGCGAATACAGGGTGTCGTCGGACTTCATCATGTACGCCTGGTGCTCGAAGACCTTGGCCCAGAACACGATGGTGGCAAAGGCCATGACGGCGACGCGCTCGCCGTAGTACCCGCCCGCCGCGAGGTACACGTCGTAGGCGACGCATTTGTGCTCGCTCTCTTCGGCCGCGTGCCACTTCCAGAGCGCGGCCATGGTGGGGTGCGCACGGTCGAAGATGTTCGTATCCTTCTCGGCCTCCTTCAGTAGCGCATGGGCCAACAGGGCCGTGAAGTGCTCGAGCGCGGCCGTGGCGGCGAGCTGCATGCGCTTCGGCAGACGCCGCGTCACCCGCGCGAGCAACTTTTCCACCCGCTGCTCGAGCTCCGCGACGGGGTAGCCCTGGCGCTCGAGCATCTCGTTGTAGCGATCGTGCTCGCGGCTATGGATTCCCTCTTGGGCGCAAAACGCACGCACCTCTTTGTGGAGGCGCGCGCCCTTCACGTGGGCCTGATGCGCGCGCACGGAAGCGATGAAGAAGCGCTCTCCGGCGGGGAAGAAGATCGACAAATTGTTGAAGAACGTGGTGACCGATTTGCGGCCATCGACCCAATACTTGGGCACGCCACCGTCCACGCCGAATTGCAGATTGCGGGGTTCGAACGTCGCCTGAGGCATCTCCGTGATTGTACCGCTCATGATGATTTGGCCGCCTTTCGATAAACCGGTGACGATTCGAATTCGCGCTTCCAGCGCGCGATGGCCGGGTTGCAGTCCAGATCGCGCGGGTGAAACGATGGACGATAATATTGAAAATAGAGTGGAATGATCTGCCGCAGCCAACCCGGCTTTCCGAAGAGGTGCCAGCCGAGACGCACCCATTCCACGGGCGAATACAAGGTGCCGTCACACTTCATGAACTCGACTTGGTGCTCGAACACTTTGGCCCAAAAGATGGCCGTCGCGAAGAGCATGACCATGGCCCGCTCGCGGTAATGTCCGCCAGCCGC encodes:
- a CDS encoding metal-dependent hydrolase; translation: MSGTITEMPQATFEPRNLQFGVDGGVPKYWVDGRKSVTTFFNNLSIFFPAGERFFIASVRAHQAHVKGARLHKEVRAFCAQEGIHSREHDRYNEMLERQGYPVAELEQRVEKLLARVTRRLPKRMQLAATAALEHFTALLAHALLKEAEKDTNIFDRAHPTMAALWKWHAAEESEHKCVAYDVYLAAGGYYGERVAVMAFATIVFWAKVFEHQAYMMKSDDTLYSPSEWAKLGWGLFGNPGTLRKILPLYFLYYKPSFHPRDLDCSAAIAQWKREFESSPEYQAA